The Sabethes cyaneus chromosome 1, idSabCyanKW18_F2, whole genome shotgun sequence DNA segment TTATCTCTATTATATAAGAGCCTTAATCCGTCTGTAACGACAACCAGGCTCCTGACAGGACGCCAAATTTTCGTGGTAAGAAACACTGCTCGCTGCCTACACATAAACCTAATCCACAGCTGCTGGTGCAAGCAAGCACCTCAAGAACACTCGCTTATCCGGGGCAGGATTTGTTGTGAGTCGGAAAAAGAAGCGGTACAAAAATGATGTTACAAACATTACAATATTCGTGATACAACGATGTACAGATTGCAGTACCCTGGTTAAAACCTCAATAGCACCACTAACAGGTCGTAAGCGAAGACTCAAACAAATTACGCCCGATTGCAGTCAAGGCAAGCATCAGTAGAAGAGAAACATTTAGGCGCTTTAGTTATACATTCAGATTATCTCCGTTGtagtgaatctagattatcCCCTCAAAACAGATGTTTTCAAATCTAGTTTTCAAGTAACTCAattttaaacgaaaaaataatgtCGATTCATAAATATGTTACGTACCAACActgttttcgttttaaattatgAATCAACTGCAAGCTAGCTTCAATATGATTTCGCTTAACACCTCCCTCAGTGAGTTGAGTGTCTTCGGGGAAAATTATTTACTATCAACGAAGTGTGACTACATTACCGTTCTCTGCTGTCGACAGCTATGACGACAGCTAGGCATGCGAGCAAACTAGGCAACCGTGTTACCGGGAACCATAATCTTAGCTGCTGATAGAGCGCGAAATTCGTTTTCCCATGATCCCCATACCTTTTGCAGTGGAGTAGAGTAGAGAATGGGTGACAAGGCGGTGTAACCGAGGGGAGAGCTATTATGACTGTTGCTGTTTTTATTGTTGTTGATACAGGCAAGCTGACAATAATTGTCCTATGGTATTGGAAATAGAAGAAATCTGTGACGCGTGGAGTTAATAATTAGAAACAGAACTAAATTTAACAGAACACAAAGCCCGAAAAGGAGAGAAATGGAGATTACAGCAACGGCAATAGTGGTGATGGAAAATTTCTCTtctggtttgtttgtttgtttttcgttttgtagTGGTTTTTTGTTTGGACATTTTTTTCTCACTTCTGCACTGTTGCACTCGAATGAGTTTCTATTGTGTGTTTATGTGGCTTCTAGGTTGGTTACCGCTCACTACTCATGTAGAGGGGAGGGGGTGTCCTTTCAATAGTAATCCCTTACCTATCATCCCCCAGGGAAGTCGTTTAGGTTCGATTTCCTTCACAGCTTATTTTTAGAGTTCTatgttcaaaaatcaaaattcctGCGACGATGATAATCAATAGAGACTAGAGCTAAAGGACACCCTTCTATACACGCCCTTGGCTTTGATTTGCAATTGTTTAACTTTCGtgctgctttttttttgttttctagtTACGCTTTCATGAATTTGCACGGAACGGACTCAATTTCAGCCACGTCCCTTCGTTCGTGCTGCTAGCAGGAGCTGTTGCTGACGGCTGCTCTGTCCAATTGTACTTTTTTCTCCCgttattttttctatcccatttttttcttcttcgctCTGTATAAATATGCTGTTAACTAAACGttacaaaaatatttataaaaactatCTAACTTTCTCCTGCATTTGATCTTCCATTCGCGTTTTATGATACTACTTTTTTGCCCATTTTAGTTACGCTCTCGCGATGGAGCTCCTAAACACTCAATAGGATCGGTTCAGCTTATTCCTGCCCGAAGCCCGACTGCAGGGAGGGAGAAACCACTTCTAGAGTTCCCCTAGCATGTGTCGGTTCCACCGCACCGGTTCCACCGATTGACTGCCGGGGTCTTCCCAGCGTAATCTAAGCTTCTGCTTGGTTTGGTGTAGGTTGGTTTCTGCCAGGGGGCTGGTGGGGGGATTAGCTATTTACAAGAATCATCATTTCATTtccctctgtctgtctgtctctcacCACCCCCTGGTGCTGCTCTCGTATGATTACATACACTATAATGTAGGTATAAGTGTATACCGGAttgacaaaacgaaaaaaacaacgGTAACGAGTAAACGAGCTTCAAGTCGTTTCACATTCTTGTGTCCTGCCTGGGGTAGGTATATATACTTATAAACAGGGATCAACGAAAATTGCTTTGCAAAATTAACAGCTAtagtgttcttttttttttgtttgagttcTGTATTCTGTAGAGGTCACTATCACGCTTCTTGTTACTTACTTGATTTTAAgattccatttttttgtgtgttgTTTCATTCTTGATTACAGCGACGCTGGATTGGCTTTTACAGGGCGAAGGATGCCAGCACAAGAATGGACAACGCCAGCAGAGTCACATGCCAGTGCAGCTGCTGAACGAGAGACCGATGATGGTGATTCAAGGATGGCGCTGTAGAAGTTAGAAAGTTGGAAAAAATGGATCGTTAGGTAAATTGACAGTTATTGATAGTGTGAAAATTGTTACGAATAAAGATTGAGTGTAGTTGGGTTTCGTTTAAAATAATGTTGTAAATAAACAGGCAATTTCAATTAATGGGTCAGCGAGTTTGTCCTAGCACATAATGAACATGTTGTACCGGCAATCGGAGAATCGGAAACATAATCTTACCCGCACTGCGCCAGTTAATGAGCTTCTGATTTCTCAGCTCGTCCGTCATCGGGATGTAGATGACCTGTGTCGATTCCCGCGTGCCCTGCGGTATGGCTTCGATCCGGGCCAGACACTTGAGTGCGAGCTTGCCCTTGATTTTGCCGAGCCGGTCCTCGTCGATGTGAAACCGTATCTCCAGCGTCCGGTAGCGCAGTATGAAGCCGTCGTTTTCAATTGTCGTCTCTTGCTGCGGTTGCAAATAATCCGACGGGACCTGCCAGGACACCAGAACGAGAGAGATCGAATATTGACACAGAGTTAATGTGGTAACCGTTCCGTCGCCGAGCCCGGGTACCGGTCGGCGTGTGAAGTGGCAGTCAATATAACTTACAATCCGATCGTTGATGAACCAATACAGCCGCGCCGGTGGACTGGACATGTCCGAGGAGCAGTTCGCCACCACAAAGTCACCCAGAGCGTAGTTGTGCTGCAGCCCGTTGATGATTGGATCGTACTGGGGAAGCACTGTAATTGGGGTGAGATAACAAGCGCCGAATGGAATCCAATTAGGAGCTGGTACTGTTTGACAGATTATCGTTATAATTCACATAACAATCGATAAATAAAAACTAATTAATTATGGCTGCGAAAATACCACCGGATAAGTTCGATTGAGCTAATGAAATCTCCATCCGCTCTCGTGGAAGATAAAACAGTCAATTAAATTGATTCAGATGGCTATTTAGAATACATTTACATTGTTGTCTGACAATCTGTGCTGCGGTGCTGATAATTATTTTACACCGGGATACAACTCGTTTGTTTGATAAAATGCTCAAAGCATTCGAGTGCTTTCCTAAATGACAAAAATGTCACTTCCATCCGAATGTTGATTAACTCAACTTTCCGAGAattaaaaagcaaagctttCCATGACCTCTATTACCTTCTTTTTGACCTTCTCGTTATTTAATTTTTGGTACGAAAGGCCGCAATGTTATtagcaaaaaaattaaagaggCTCCGTGGTTGATGTGAATTTGAAGTAAATTCGTACAAGCACAACGAACATACTTTTCTAACCGCAGGCTAATTGCTAATTTTACAAAGCAAGTCACGCTTGCAAGAATAATAATTTGTGCCATAAAAAACTGAACAGTCACAAAGGTTGATGGAAGACGACCGTGAAAGTAATTAATTCGAAAATCGAACCGAATTTATCTTCTTCGATGTGGCTAAAGATTTACACGATTATTCTTTTGGACCTAATCTGCTGTTCCAAATTATTAGCAGATTATTTTAAACGCTTTTTACATTTCAAAATTCGAGAGACatttcaacagtgcaaaatttaaaaaactagGTACGAAAGTAacagataaaaaaatatttaactaGGTACTGTTCCATCATAATGAGCGTCTTACTAGATTCTGCAAATCGAACTATTTCGCCACCGATATGCAGACTTTGCCAGTGTGCAGTGTTTAGTTCGAAGAAAAAACACTCGTTGGGTGAAGCCTCCAAGTTAGAAACGAAATGCACGTGTCtgctagaaaaaaattaatatgtAGTAAAATTATTCGTACTTTTCCtaacaaaatattttgcaaaccaATGAAACGGTTAGTAACCTACACTAGTCGTGAAACCGACTCAGCTAATAGAACAATACTGAACTCGGTCGATTCGGCAGACATGGGCATGGGAGTGCGCGACGTTAGGTATATGGACTTTAGGGATATAAACGTTAGACATAATGAACGATACGTATAATGGACTGTAGGCATTAGATATGTTAGGCATTATTTACAAAACTACGCTTTCCTATGATTACGCACTTGAACCAATCTTTGCACCGTCACAATATAAGGAGcatactagagatggtcgggtatgaaaatttgaatacccgaacccgacccgtacccgattaggaaaaaaaataaaaacccgtgcccgaccTGAACCcgtaagtttattttttttcaatacccgaacccgacccgtacccggcgggtacgggtacgggtgcgggtttcgggtaaattttccgctacccgaccatctctagagcATACCACAAAACATCTGAATGCTGGATACCAAAATGGATCTAAATGGTGGTTACAGTGGTCTCGTCTCccataaacaaaaaatattacgaGTACGGGAGTCgctcatttggcataatgctgttaGGTATAATGCCATTTGACACAAAAGGGGGAaaggttattggtagctacgcttaacaagagGTCGTTGTAAGTCCTACCTttcgtccaatgctggaaggtgcatgagtcgagctaagctataatctgagattataacctgaTTCGATACCCATGTATccttgaaccacagaggcgctggaccagCGACACGGCTCTCAAgatgcacaaatgttgggtatatgctgtccttaatcgctgccgctcgttcaaACTAAACTTAGAGATAATCCATACTACTCAGTAAACGCAAGAAAATGCGTGCATCTAAATATAAGTGGTTTCTGCGGAGGGGCGAAGGGCttgggcttcaaatggtgagttgacaacctggaaggagcgtcaaacacagctctggtcctcacaaactcccgcctcacgcctccacgagtcacaTGGTACCAAATGCGGCGCAGCCTGGGctatgttgtcaatctgacactagcgaagtgaggaggtgcgacgcgaatactggcgcagTAACCATGgaatggcggtagaggaaatgcttcgtcaaacacgagcgtctgctCACCAGACAGGTGAGAccgggggttaggggcaggcccaacaagccgccctggaaaacaaaaagttaccaataacgaagaagaaaataggaagtttgatggggaataccaacaagcggtggaggagaaaaaaaatgcttggaaaaattatctaagtattgccactagagagaacctggccaagtaccgacgagctaggaaccagttgaccacgatcctaaggaggaaaaagcggcaaaaggaggacagagatcgtgaagaattagagcaactattccgagctaatgacacgcgcaagttttatgagaaggtgaaccaaactcggaagggctacacaccgaaacctgacatgtgtagggacgagggagggaatctaattacaaacgagcgcggggtggtcgacaggtggaagcagttcttcgatgaacacctcaatggcaaagtcgcagaaggaggcggaacggaaattaacctaggagcgcccatggaagatagtgatgtcctagcacctgatctccaagaagtcaaacgagaaatcaggctgctgaagaccaataaagccgctgggaaggaccgcctaccggcagagctctaTAAACATGGcagggaaacgctagcaaaggctctacactgggttatttcgaggatttgggaggaggaaaagctaccggaggaatggatggaaggagtggtttgtcccatctacaaaaagggtgatcggctagactgctgcaactatcgtggtattacgctggtaaatgccgcctacaaggtactctcccagatcctgttacgccggctgtcaccgatagcacaaggtttcgtagggaattatcaggcgggtttcatgggggctcgcgcaactacggaccaaatgtttactatccgacagatcttgcagaaatgtcgggagtacaacgtgcccacgcatcacatctttatcgatttcaaagcagcatacgatacagtcgatcgagacaagctatggcagataatgcacgaatacggttttccggacaaactgacgcgactgataagagctacattggatcgagtgatgtgtttcgtacgcatctctgggacactctcgagtcccttcgagacgcgacgagggttgagacaaggtgacggtctatcctgcatgctgttcaacatcgctcttgagggggtgatccgacgagcgggcattgaaacgagaggcacgatttttaccaagtgtagccaacttctaggctttgcagatgacttcgatatcattgccaggaactttgcgacggcggaggcaatctacgccagactgaaagcggagtctaggagaattgggctaaaaataaatgcgtcgaagaccaaatacatgaaaggaagaggcttaaaggaaacaaatgcgcgcctcccacggacggtaaccgttgacggcgacgaactagaagtggtagaagagttcgtgtatttgggatcgctggtgaccgcggacaacaacactagtaaggagatccagcggcgcatccaagcgggaaatcgggcctactttgcccttcgtaaaacgctgcgatcaggaagcatacgccgccgcacgaagctaacaatgtacaaaaccattattagaccggtagttctttatggacttgaagccgtgacgctgcttacggaggacatacgcgcccttgccgtgtttgagcggaaagtgctgcggacgatatttggcggagtacaaactgaaagcggagagtggcggaggcgtatgaatcacgagctacaggcactgcttggggagactcccatcgtacatctagcgaaagttagcaggctacggtgggccggacacgtcgtaaggatgccggacgacagtgcgacgaaaacggtcctcttcaacaaccccaccggcaccaggaacaggggggcccaacgtgcacgatggctcgaccaggtcgaaagcgatttgcgacttctgagacgactaggaaattggcgacgagtggcccaagaccgagttgaatggagacgagtgcttgaaacagcacgagccaccccggctctatgctgctgaagaagaagaagaagaagaaaataggaatcggaacaatcggcgtcgacctacgcgacgaaataaggactacgattggaaactcgggacatggaattgcaaatcgctcggcttcccgggttgcgataggataatctatgatgaactacatccccgaaacttcgatgtCGTAGCACTGctatgtcttgtacacaacccccctGATTTGTTTAATGAATAGTAGTTACATTTCGAGAGAATTTGTCTTGTCATATTGAGCCTTTCCAGATTCAGCCAAATAggaattcggcctttcgtgattcgaccaaaCAAAATTTTGGCCTTCTGTATCAGCTGTTAAAATTTGGCCTTTTGCGTTTCGGTCATTTGGGTAGGGTACCAGCCCTACCCTATCTTCCGTATATCTAATGGAATACAACCAGATAGGGTGAATATGCTAAACTCGAAATGACCAAAATCAAGATCATATAAGTCTAAAAGTCCGAAAAGACCCAAAGCACTCAAtcagaaaaatgtcaaaaaaatccaaaaaaaggAAAGGATAGGTATCTGTTTCGTTCCGCAGGAatcacttttatttatttttctgggTTTACTGACTAAATAGTAGGGATTAtcggattatcccttagttgaatccaaatataaaaaaaaatatatatgccCAACATTTCTGTAGGTTAAGGACCGCGAATATTTTCAGCCTAATATGACATTCCTCCATTCGAGTTGTTACCGTTTCGCATCTTTACCCTATACCCTTAGGTATAATTGGAGAAAAACGCAATG contains these protein-coding regions:
- the LOC128746309 gene encoding uncharacterized protein LOC128746309; translation: MYLHEKIVISLIASFLQYFKLIRTLQLTEIIVPDVVDVRDTPTLSCSYDMGTHKLNSVKWYKDEREFFRYSPMMEQNVMIFPVDGVTVVRKSPVHFCNRFMCSIQLQQLNIKSSGSYRCEISGDAPEFKLAHGVGNMSVAVLPQYDPIINGLQHNYALGDFVVANCSSDMSSPPARLYWFINDRIVPSDYLQPQQETTIENDGFILRYRTLEIRFHIDEDRLGKIKGKLALKCLARIEAIPQGTRESTQVIYIPMTDELRNQKLINWRSAAPSLNHHHRSLVQQLHWHVTLLALSILVLASFAL